In Bacillus sp. SM2101, the following are encoded in one genomic region:
- a CDS encoding YitT family protein → MQLGIKTKNILFILLGSAIFAFGLVHFNMQNNLAEGGFTGITLLLFFTLKIDPAYSNLLLNIPMFILGWRLLGRQAFLYTVIGTVGLSVFLWIFQRYTIQMPLNEDLTLAALFAGVFIGVGLGIIFRFGGTTGGVDILARLAHKYIGWSMGKTMFLFDAAVITVSLIVYLTYQEAMYTLVAVFVGARVIDFMQEGAYAAKGATIISDKNEEIAEKIMKEMDRGATFLKAQGSFSKIDKNVLYCVVGKNEIVRLKNVITSIDPHAFVAVSDVHDVLGEGFTLDENKKPLER, encoded by the coding sequence ATGCAATTAGGAATCAAGACTAAAAATATCTTATTTATTTTACTAGGATCAGCAATTTTCGCATTTGGGCTCGTTCATTTTAATATGCAAAATAACCTTGCTGAAGGTGGATTTACTGGTATTACTTTGCTATTATTCTTTACTCTAAAAATAGATCCGGCTTATTCAAATTTGTTGTTAAACATTCCAATGTTTATTCTCGGTTGGAGATTACTTGGTAGACAGGCATTTTTGTATACGGTAATTGGAACAGTGGGATTGTCAGTCTTTTTATGGATTTTTCAGCGCTATACTATTCAAATGCCATTAAATGAGGATTTAACTTTAGCAGCATTATTTGCAGGAGTATTTATCGGTGTTGGTTTAGGCATTATTTTTCGTTTTGGTGGAACGACCGGTGGTGTAGATATACTTGCTAGATTAGCACATAAATACATTGGCTGGAGCATGGGAAAAACAATGTTCTTATTTGATGCAGCAGTCATTACGGTTTCACTTATCGTATATTTAACATATCAGGAAGCAATGTATACACTCGTTGCAGTATTTGTTGGAGCGCGTGTCATTGATTTTATGCAGGAAGGTGCATATGCTGCCAAAGGTGCTACGATTATCTCAGATAAAAATGAAGAAATAGCTGAAAAAATTATGAAAGAAATGGATAGAGGAGCAACTTTTTTGAAAGCACAGGGCTCATTTTCTAAAATTGATAAAAATGTCTTATATTGTGTTGTCGGAAAAAATGAAATCGTCCGTTTAAAAAACGTTATTACATCTATTGATCCTCACGCTTTCGTCGCAGTAAGTGATGTCCATGACGTATTAGGAGAAGGTTTCACACTTGACGAAAATAAAAAACCACTCGAACGGTA